A stretch of the Gymnogyps californianus isolate 813 chromosome 15, ASM1813914v2, whole genome shotgun sequence genome encodes the following:
- the LOC127022354 gene encoding major facilitator superfamily domain-containing protein 1-like produces the protein MAVAAERASYRFVVLLFNCLLTFGSYFCFDIPSVLQEQFQGNLTCPNGTHHNSTGRNSTLDCVEGLGMTPAQYNLLYAIYAWTNAVVVILAGFLIDKLGNRFGVFVFSLLTVLGSSIFALGSHFKGSPYLLPMMLTGRLLFGSGNGSLTIVQNRITAFWFKGKELALAFGLTLSFSRLGSVLNFFFTQQFEAKFGMQWTLWGGTLLCVLGFVSALTVSVLDKVGMKQLGLDGVIQQESKKVRIQDIQRLPVRYWLLVLTIMFFYNGVFPFVADASKFIQDKYSGYSQQAAAYIAGAVYDSSLVLSAAVGILIDYVGLRGIFAVGCAALTLPVFALLAFTFVPPLVSTIWLGITYSFAAASMWPSIPLVVPQATLGTAMGLATSVQMIGVGLSNLIVGHILGTKSSELKIPLWRWQQMMIFMLANTIACIVASVSLNVVDKKQGGTLNRTRKGAPAEQEDRDPADAAPLLDDETGNEGSVS, from the exons ATGGCGGTGGCGGCGGAGCGGG CCTCCTACAGGTTCGTGGTGCTCCTCTTCAACTGCCTCCTCACCTTCGGCTCCTACTTCTGCTTCGACATCCCCAGCGTCCTGCAGGAGCAGTTCCAGGGG AACTTGACCTGCCCCAATGGAACCCATCATAACAGCACTGGGCGTAATAGCACGCTGGACTGTGTTGAAGGCTTGGGAATGACACCTGCACAATACAATTTGCTGTACGCGATCTATGCTTGGAC AAATGCAGTAGTGGTTATTCTGGCTGGATTCCTGATTGATAAACTAGGAAACCGCT TTGgtgtctttgttttctctcttctgactgTGCTGGGATCATCAATCTTTGCTCTAGGCTCACATTTCAAGGGGTCGCCGTACCTCCTACCAATGATGCTAACAGGAAGACTGCTCTTTGGCTCTGGGAATGGGTCACTTACTA TTGTGCAGAATCGTATCACAGCCTTCTGGTTCAAGGGGAAGGAACTGGCACTGGCGTTTGGACTGACTCTGTCTTTCTCCCGTCTTGGGAGTGTCCTCAACTTCTTCTTCACCCAGCAGTTTGAGGCAAAATTTGGAATGCAGTGGACACTCTGGGGAG GTACCCTGCTCTgtgtgcttggttttgtttcagccCTGACAGTCAGCGTCCTAGATAAAGTGGGCATGAAGCAACTGGGCTTGGATGGGGTTATCCAGCAAGAATCCAAAAAAGTG CGGATTCAGGACATCCAGCGACTTCCCGTTCGCTACTGGCTCCTCGTCCTCACCATCATGTTCTTCTACAATGGAGTCTTCCCCTTTGTGGCGGACGCCAG caagttTATCCAGGATAAATATTCTGGTTACAGTCAGCAGGCAGCCGCCTATATTGCTGGGGCAGTGTACGACAGCTCCCTTgttctctctgcagcagttgGCATATTAATT GACTACGTTGGCCTGAGAGGCATCTTCGCTGTTGGCTGTGCTGCGTTGACTCTGCCCGTCTTCGCTCTCCTGGCATTTACGTTTGTTCCTCCGTTAGTCTCTACCATCTGGCTGGGGATTACTTACTCCTTTGCTGCT GCTAGTATGTGGCCATCCATACCCCTTGTGGTCCCCCAAGCAACTTTAGGGACAGCTATGGGGCTTGCAACTTCTGTGCAGATGATCGGAGTTGGCCTTTCGAACCTGATTGTTGGACACATTCTAGGAACAAAGTCCAG CGAATTAAAGATCCCCCTGTGGCGCTGGCAACAGATGATGATCTTTATGTTGGCAAACACTATTGCGTGCATTGTTGCCTCCGTTAGCCTCAACGTTGTGGACAAGAAACAG GGTGGGACACTGAACAGAACAAGAAAGGGAGCACCTGCGGAGCAGGAGGACAGAGACCCTGCAGATGCAGCACCGCTCCTTGATGATGAAACGGGAAATGAAGGCTCTGTCAGCTGA